The DNA window CGCGTGCGCTCGAGGTCATGAAGCTTCCGGAGACCCGCTCGGCGACGGTGACGCAGCTGCGTCCCGCGGCGCCGGCGCCCGCGAACGACACGCTGGAAATCCCGCTCCACGGGCGGATCGCGGCCGGTACGCCGATCGAGGCGCTGCAGGGGACGGAGAGTTTTTCAGTTCCAGCGGCGCTGCTCGGCCCCGGCGAACATTATGCGCTCGAAGTGTCCGGGGACTCGATGGTCGATGAAGGCATTCTCGACGGCGACTTCGCACTCATCCGCAAGGTCGACACGGCGCGGGACGGCGAGATCGTGGTTGCGCTGATCGACGACGAGGAAGCGACGCTGAAAACCTTCCGCCGCGAAGGCAATATGATC is part of the Sphingomicrobium sp. genome and encodes:
- the lexA gene encoding transcriptional repressor LexA; translated protein: MLTAKQRELLLFIDESLKKDGVSPSFDEMREALDLKSKSGVHRLISALEERGFIRRLPNRARALEVMKLPETRSATVTQLRPAAPAPANDTLEIPLHGRIAAGTPIEALQGTESFSVPAALLGPGEHYALEVSGDSMVDEGILDGDFALIRKVDTARDGEIVVALIDDEEATLKTFRREGNMIRLDPANRQYEAQRYEPRRVQIQGRLAGLIRRY